The Styela clava chromosome 13, kaStyClav1.hap1.2, whole genome shotgun sequence genome has a window encoding:
- the LOC120332126 gene encoding E3 ubiquitin-protein ligase RING2-like, producing MSQTNPASALQSATKTWDLTPYELQRTPQEVITDNTEIAVSPRSLHNELMCPICLDMLRNTMTTKECLHRFCAECITTALRSGNKECPTCRKKLVSRRSLRPDPNFDALISKIYPSRDEYEKHQERMLQSLTKHHNGGALSASVEEGLKSQAMSRLQKIRKQDNFLAAKACENAKKNISKHSTTKVESPKGAPSDSIHPPPSKKLHLSDKTNAYSDKPAAGNENEIPTTSNNTPNVDDTTTTDSDDSVDLSSVELILKPHPDQKGSEAENLVRYIKTSVHATVNHMAEFIKVRINLECRQGDEESLQDPTKTNYEYEIFVHTENTYEPLLPDMDLERVQGLYWKENNPLEIFYLRKEIRQ from the exons ATGTCGCAGACAAATCCTGCAAGTGCCCTACAATCAGCAACAAAAACATGGGATCTAACTCCTTACGAACTTCAACGAACTCCACAG gaaGTCATCACAGACAACACAGAGATTGCAGTTTCTCCTCGTAGTCTTCATAATGAACTTATGTGTCCAATATGTCTTGATATGCTTCGTAACACAATGACAACAAAAGAATGTCTTCATCGATTTTGTGCTGAATGCATAACGACAGCATTGAGAAGTGG TAACAAAGAATGTCCAACGTGTCGCAAGAAGTTGGTATCACGACGATCACTCAGACCTGACCCAAATTTTGATGCTTTGATATCAAAGATTTATCCATCTCGAGATGAGTATGAGAAACATCAAGAAAGAATGCTACAGAGTCTCACAAAACATCACAATGGTGGAGCTCTGAGTGCAAGTGTAGAAGAAGGCTTGAAATCACAAGCAATGAGCAG ATTacagaaaataagaaaacaagaCAATTTCTTAGCAGCGAAAGCATGTGAGAATGCCaagaaaaacatttcaaaacacTCTACGACTAAAGTAGAAAGTCCAAAAG GTGCACCATCCGACTCAATTCACCCGCCGCCAAGCAAGAAATTACATCTCTCGGATAAAACAAATGCATATTCTGATAAACCAGCTGCTGGAAATG AGAATGAGATACCTACTACAAGCAACAATACTCCAAATGTTGATGACACAACGACAACAGATTCAGATGATTCTGTAGATTTATCTTCTGTAGAATTAATACTCAAACCTCATCCCGATCAGAAAGGTTCTGAAGCTGAAAATCTTGTCAG GTATATAAAAACGTCAGTTCATGCCACTGTAAATCATATGGCGGAGTTTATCAAAGTCAGGATAAACTTGGAATGCAGGCAAGGTGATGAAGAATCCTTGCAAGATCCCACAAAAACTAACTACGAATATGAAATTTTCGTCCATACAGAAAATACATACGAG CCACTGCTTCCTGACATGGATCTTGAGAGAGTGCAAGGATTATATTGGAAAGAAAACAACCCtctggaaatattttatttgagaaAGGAAATAAGGCAGTga